In the genome of Sebastes fasciatus isolate fSebFas1 chromosome 23, fSebFas1.pri, whole genome shotgun sequence, the window cagtatttatataggacttaagcctgcttcataataaaaaaaacatataatatgggacctcaagtaaaagtattggttatgcagaatggccctaTTCAAAGTGTTAtactatgaataaataaaataatcactTTTATCAGACATAAATGATTCTAGATCATTcaatacacagaaacacatgaagttatgtgtgcatatataaagatataacaCAATGTTATTAACTACTTGCCAGTCATTTCCTTGCTCTTCATTCTCTCCAAGTCAACAAGATGAGATGTTGATGAGCGCTCTGacctcttattttgaaaaaaagcgAACCGGAAGTGCTACCTAAACGCTCTTCTTGCCTAAAACGTTAGCTCGGGTGCAGCATCCTCGAAGCATTTGGGAGGGTAGTATATTaagttttattaaataaaacgCACAAGTTGAGTGAGAAGCTCTCAGCTCTGCTACCAGCTGAATAACTGTGTACAGCTGTTATCAGAGCTCAGCTCTCTAACGCGCTCTGGACATGGAAACAGGTCTGTATGTCGCTGCTAGCTATGTAACTCTACCGAGTAACGACATGCTGATAAACAACGTTGTTCTGCTTCTTTAAGAGACTTTAGCGACACATTTAGTCACGTTACACGGTTCTTAGTGCTGCCTGGCCGCGGTAGAGCTCAGTTTGGTCTAAATGTCACGTTACTGAGAGGTAAACTCAGGAGAGGAGTTGTTGAGCTAACAGCTGCCAACTCCAACAAACAGCGACCCCTGCTGGTAACCAGGCAACCAGTTCATTAGGCTCATTAGCGCCACCTGCTGCTTCGGAGTGAAACTACCAATTCATCATAATAAAGTCTAATAAAATCAAAGAAAATTATACTGCATGCACTACCTGACACGTTAATCAtcgttatattatattaattatctTCATAATAATATACTACgtccatatatactgtatatttgttttatcaacttgtcctaccattttaccacttctattattgatattttctgtgttctgttttagcagttaccatatcttttactttatttatctgcttttattgtgttgtgaagcactttgagaagtgctatataaataaatgtattattattatttgtccaTCATACTTGAATTATTACAGCCTGAAAGAAAGCTTCATCTGTATTTGgacaaacaaaaatgaatatGCAAGTTTTGATtatcatttaataatttaatgactttattgagtaaaaacaccaaacattttCTGGCTCCAGCTCCtcagatgtgaggatttgctgcttctctcattttaaattaaatatctttgggtttttggactgttgggtggacaaaacaaacaattaaggttCCAGGCAACTGCaatatttcactattttctgacacttAATAGACTTAAAGAGTAATCaaataattgagaaaataatgatCAGACTAATCAACAATGGAAATAATGATTAATTGCATCCCTATAACCTATATTTACTGTAGTTATTGTAATGGATGTCCCTTATTCCAGAGCAGTGGTTGAATGTGTCAGAAGATGTAATATAACTGAAGATGCTACTGAGTgctaaatataatattattgtgCATCGCTATAATTTGAATTTTGCGACTTTACAAGttaataatgtgtttattagtTTCCCTGCTTGTATCTACCGTTAGATCCTCGTCGTCCTCTGTCCTCCCTGCACCtcctggttcctccactaaggCTGATGTCAGCCTGTATGTGGCAGGTGGCCCGGGAGCGAAATGTAGACCAGTATGACAAAGTGGCCGAATTCATCATGTTGGTCACAGAGATGGTCCCAGAGCTTCTGAACTACAAACAGAAGACTCAGCTGATCCTGGGACTGAGAGCTCGGGTGAGTGAATGTGGGTATTTAGATTATGTATGGGCATCTTTTCCTGTTcttttgtcatttattattaagCAGTCAAAGTGGAGTCAAGAAATAAAGAGGTGCAAAGTAAAGCTCCTTTTTTAACACAAGAATAATGCATCCATTGTTTAGTCTGTCAACATTTTGAGTATTGTGTTAAAAGGTAACATAAcggtttgtctttgtgtttttcagctCATCCTTGAATTCTTAAAGAGGATGGATCAGGTTGACTTTAAATTTATCCAGGATCATCTCAACAGTTTCCAAGAGAGGACAACAAACCAAATGCATGAAGAGGTGAGCAATGTCAATGGCAGGATGTTTTATATGAGGACACAATGTCAAATGTTGAAGTagctttatacagtatatcaaacaGAGCTATCTGTCAGAGAAAGACAGATAACAGTCTTTAGGTGTTGCTTACCcggaaatactgtatgtatttttactATCAGCTGTTGGTGCAGAAATTCATACGCTGTTTATTGTAAGTAGAGGATACATTTGAATGTAAAACTGATAAttaatgtatgtaaataaaCTTCACCTGGGCTTCATGACAGGACCaagatggagaggtggagatTTCAAAGTCAGCATTTGTGGAGCTGGTTCAAACATTGCTCAGAGACCAATCTGAAAAAGAGAAGTTTTTCAAGGTGAGTTTTACTCGAACAATTTTAAAGCCGTTTATATATGCATCTACCTTATGAGTTTATCTCCTTTATATCATCTCCTTTTTTCTGTCAAAGGAGGTATTCCCAGTTCAGTATGGAGCTTGTTTTGATACAACGCTGCAGATCCTGGTGTGGGAGTTCTGCTACCGGCTGGAAGAGTTTCTCCCAGTACCAAGTTTTTCAGAGGTAGGCAGCAGGGTGATGATGAACTgaccacccatccatccacttgTTCCCTAAATGCTGGCTGACAAATTATGTAGCCTAAGTAATCAGCCATTGTGTAGTAATGGCTAGTAgagtaaaaatgttaaaaatggcTTTTTCTTCAGCATCTTTTACGAGTTCTTACACAACCACATACAACACGTAAAAAATGTAGATCCACATAGCAAATAATGGAAGAATGAGCAGAAGTTTGTGTTTAAAATCCGCCCATTCGTCTTTTCCAGATATTCTTCATGGTGGATGATTCTTCCCTTGACTATCAGTATGAGCAGTTTGTCTCTGAGCCTGAAGACCTGAAGAGGATTTTGCAGCACCAACAGAAGCGGCAAAAGTTGACTAAAAGTAACAATCTGTTAACATTTGGTATTTCATTTCTCCCAATTATAGTCAAAGTGCACTGAAACCACCTTTTAATCTACTACAATTACCATTCTGTAATCTCAATTTATTCAGGTACTGATAGGGCTGCATTCCTGCCCGACAACCAGCACCACTCTAGTGCCtctaatgcctagttcacactacacaactttagcTCTGATTTCCACTCCCCGAGCCGAGAGGCTCAACGACGCTCGCTGATGCCtcacagacacattccagatatctagcatgctaaatatctggacctatCGGGGACTacggccacgagctacagccaatgagagcgcaagacacgggttgaggggaaacctggggaaggaggctattttgtgaacgtgccaacaacaacatcagcaatgtgtctcgcgtatggtatcacgtcatttaccgtgtatttcttgcgtgtgacaaaacgtagtttgggaACCTCATCGGGGATTTCTTCTGGTAAaggatcttgtagtgtgtgacctcgTGTTTCcgatcagtcatgtagtgtgaaaaccacaacgactttaAGACTTACGATTACAAGACCTCAAGTTGTGTAGTCTGAACAGTACTGCGATCTGACGAgtttgaaagtcgtgtagtgtgaacttagcTTAACATGAATGTTATCTGTTTCTCAGGTGCATTCACCTTCACGTCAGACACTATCCTCTCCACGCTCGCATCTAAACAGACTTCAGTGGCATCTGAAGATCATGTTGATCCAAAAATGGATGGGGGAGGCGGAGATGGCAAACAAGACACGGTGAAATCACGGGGAAGAAATCAAGAAATGGCAGAACAGAAGACACTGAAGCAAGAAAACAGCTGGAGCGCAGAAGACATTTGTGAGGATGACGAAGAGACTGACGACAGTTCTATTGAAACTGATCCAAACCCTCAGCTGCATGAGTACGGGCTCTCAccactctcttcctctccatgtTCTGAAGAAGCTGGTGAGGGAGGTGACGGCGGTGAGCATCTCTTGCATCGTAAATTATTTTCTGGATAATCTGAAAAAGTATTCTTACGTTTAGCATCGATTGGTTGTGAAGTCACATCGGGGCAAAATCTTCACTTGGCACGTAGATTCTGATGAGTGAATATATCACTAATTCTCTTGTTTCCTGTTGGCAGAAACAGCTGGTGAAGCTGCCATCCAGCCACCCAGATGCTCAGTGGAAGGAGTGAAGGAACATCCGAATCTGAGGATAAACAAGAGTGAGGACTCCATAAGAGCCAATGAAAACATCTGCCTGGAGTGTGGCAAGAGTTATTCATCTCGTTTCTACTTGAAATGTCATCACACTGTTCACTCTTCGGTACGGGCATTCAAGTGCCCTCATTGCGACAAggcatttaaaatgaaaaaagacatGAAGCGTCATCTCCTTATCCACACTAACCCTAACGGCCTGTCCTTAGCTTGCAGCCTTTGTGAGAAGAAATTTAGAAATCGGGATTCGCTTAGAGGTCATCTGCGTCGTCACAGCGGAGAGAGGCCGTTTGCCTGCTCGTACTGCGACAAGAGGTTCCACAGAAAACCAACCTTGAAGGAGCATGTGCGCACTCACACTGGTGAGCGCCCGTACGCCTGTACTTTGTGCGACAAGACATTCATACAGTCGTATATGCTCACGGAGCACATCAGGAGACATAAGAAAGAGAAGCCGTACCTGTGCAGCACATGCGGCATGTCCTTTTGCAGCTCTGGGGGATTGCTGGTGCATTCACGCACTCACTCAGGGGAGCGGCCTCATCCATGTGACTTATGTGAAAAAAGTTTTGCCACATCTACACGACTGACGGATCATCGGAGATTCCACACAGGAGAGAGGCCGTATTCTTGTTCACGGTGTGACAAATCGTTCCACTGTAGTTCAGGACTGAAGAAACacatgaggacacacacaggagagaaaccttacAAGTGTATAACATGTCACAAGACATTTTCTGAAAAATCCAACATGAGAGTACACCTCAAAGTCCACATGAACATCTAGCATACTGTTGTGGGAGCTTTTGGAGAATGTGTCTTTAGTGATAGATGAAAACCTGGTTCATTTCTATGTCATGTAAATATGGACTTGGGACACTCAAATATTACATTGTGTGTAACATGTACGAAATGATGTACTTAAATGCGCCTCATGTTTTAAGAGACCATTATTAAAGAGCATAATGTTTTGGATTGTTTTAGGTTAAAGACttgattttagttttattttctcAATAAAATGTGCTGACAAGATATACCGACATCAAGGAGTGCTCACTTGTGTGGATGTGTGCGACTGAGAAACAAGAAATAATCAATAGCAGATTCAAATGTATAATTATCAGATGACTGCacgtttgttttcattttaaacccATGAAAATTAATTACTTGTGCTTTAATACATGTAGGCCATTATTCCAGTTCTTCATTTCTAATATGTTATAGTATGTCCACTGTGAGCACAACACACTGTTATATGCAACCTGTTACATAACACACGCCACACATTAGACATACAACGAGAGTAAGTTTGAATTAATATTCTGCTTTTTACACTAGTTACAAAGACAGTAAAGATAGatgttttaattttaatgtAAACCTTTTGAGCTAAAGTCAAACCCGGGCCACGGTGGCGAGATTGCCAAATTCTAGCAatagaccatcagggagccatggCAACAATGAAGAATGACATGACATGATGTAATTTCTTTGAAGATACGTTAAACATAGTTTTCCTTTAcactttttctttaatttgtcacccatctgcgtgtgtgtgtttaaacatatactgtatacacgtGTTCATATATAAAACTAACAAAAATGTTAATTACTTATACgacgataatactttattgtcagacagttctaaaatttgttttgcatcacaacagctccatttgcaacatcacagaaaggacaaagacaagaaacaaggatacgtacatttaaacattacaataacagaagacgatattcagggcccttcaacgtacatttgatctgggataaggctccatatttagttttaggattgactggtgtacaaaagagtgcttcagtctaaccttattaaatcgtggaaccctgtatctccaatttgatggtaacaattgatattcactgttcaaaacatggtttggggtcagagacgatggtgttagccagccttaatatgttattatgatgggctgattcatagaatttctcaaggggttgacctacaatctttgagcagattttcatttgatgGAGCAGTTTTAACTTTAAAGTAGTGGACAAACtcttgtaccatgtagtataaaaatactgtagaactcataatcacagaagtaaaaaaaacaaaagaagaatttgtttactcgccccaaaagacctgaggcAGGCAGTAATTGCCAGGCAATTTACTTGCTCTTCATTCTTTAAGTCaacaaaataagatgttaacttTTGATGAGCTCACTGacctcttattttgaaaaaataaaaaaaaggaaccgGAAGTGCAGCATCCTCAAAGCATTTAGGAGGGATGTAAAACAGTCTGATGGAATAAAACATACAAGTTGACTGACGAGCTCTCAGCTCTGCTACCAGCTGAATAACTGTACAGCTGTTATCAGAGCTCAGCTCTCTAACGCGCTCTGGACATGGAAACAGGTCTGTATGATGCTGCTAGCTATGTAACTCTACCGAGTAACGACATGCTGATAAACAACGTTGTTCTGCTTCTTTAAGAGACTTTAGCGACACATTTAGTCACGTTACACGGTTCTTAGTGCTGCCTGGCCGCGGTAGAGCTCAGTTTGGTCTAAATGTAACGTTACTGATGGATAAACTCAGAGAGGAGTTGTTGAGCTAACAGCTGTCAACTCCAACAAACAGCGACCCCTGCTGGTAACCAGGCAACCAGTTTATTAGGCTCTGTTGGTAACCAGGCAACCAGTTCATTAGCTCATTAGCGTCACCTGCTGCTTCGGAGTGAAACTACCAATTAATCCTAATAAAGTCTAATAAAATCAAAGAAAATGTGCTACTTGACAAGTTAATTATCTTTATATGATATGAATTATCTTCATAATAATATACTTGGATTCCAGTTGTCCATTATACTTAAATTATTACAGCCTGAAAGAAAGCTTCATCTGTATATATTCATCTGTAAAACAATTATATATGcaagttgttgttttgagaGTCATTTAATAATTGtatgaaattatttttaataaaaacaccaaacattttctggttccagcttctcagatatgaggatttgctgcttttctcattgtaaatgaaatatcttttggactgttggatggacaaaaacagtttaaagGTTCCAGGCGACAGCAatatttcactgttttctgacatttaaaggtcccacattgtaaaaagtgagattgtcatgtctgttatagtataaagcaggtttaagtgatatataaatactgtgaaagtattgaaacgttcaatatacggagaaatacacacagcctgtattcagaaactctgcatttgaaacaagccgtcaggatttctgtccatttgtgatgtcacaaatatgcaatatttagaccaatttcacagttttaaacgtaaacattctaaatgtgtcccagtttatttcccgttgcagtgtatgtgaatgacatcagctgacaggaagtaaatatggacccaaactgttgcctaacAACGCTATTCCATTACCATTCCgctgaaatgcactaaaacggagcgtttcagacagagggtgaatacagggatattcagacagacagtatgaggaaaataatttttttttttaacattacagcatgtaaacatgttctagtagaaaaacaaaatacaaacatgaacctgaaaatgagcattatatgggacctttaatagacTTAACGAGTAATCaaataattgagaaaataatggTCAGACTAATCAACAATGGAAATAATTAATTGCATCCCTATAACCTACTTACTGTAATTATTGTAATGGATGTTCCTTATTCCAGAGCAGTGGTTGAATGTGTCAGAAGATGTAATATAACTTAAGATGCTACTGAGTgctaaatataatattattgtgCATTGCTATAATTTGAGTTTTGCGACTGTACAAAttaataatgtgtttatttgtttcccTGCTTGTACCTACCGTTAGATCCTCGTCGTCCTCTGTCGTCCCTGCACCtcctggttcctccactaaggCTGATGTCAGCCTGTATGTGGCAGGTGGCCCGGGAGCGAAATGTGGACCAGTATGACAGACTGGCCGAATTCATCATGTTGGTCACAGAGATGGTCCCAGAGCTTCTGAACTACAAACAGAAGACTCAGCTGATCCTGGGACTGAGAGCTCGGGTGAGTGAATGTGGGTATTTAGATTATGTGTGTGGGCATCTTTTCCTGTTcttttgtcatttattattaagCAGTCAAAGTGGAGTCAAGAAATAAAAAGGTGCAAAGTAAAGCTCCTTTTTTAACACAAGAATAATACATCCATTGTTTAGTCTGTCAAAATATATGAGTATTGTGTTGAAAGGTAACATAAtggtttgtctttgtgtttttcagctCATCATTGAATTCTTAAAGAGGATGGATCAGGTTGACTCTAAATTTATACAGGATCATCTCAACAGTTTCCAACAGAGGACAACAAACCAAATGCATGAAGAGGTGAGCAATGTCAATGGCAGGATGTTTTATATGAGGACACAATGTCAAATGTTGAAGTAGCTTTAGATATCAAACAGAGCTATCTGTCAGAGAAAGACAGATAACAGTCTTTAGGTGTTGCTTACCtggaaatactgtatgtatttaaaTAAACTTCACCTGGGCTTCATGACAGGACCaagatggagaggtggagatTTCAAAGTCAGCATTTGTGGAGCTGGTTCAAACATTGCTCAGAGACCAATCTGAAAAAGAGAAGTTTTTCAaggtgagttttactttaaCAATTTGTTTCAGGTTTTTCAATGGTTAAAGCTGTTCATATAAGTATCTACTTGAGTTTATCTTCTGTATATTTGATACATGATGTTTGTCATCTCCTTTTTCCTGTCAAAGGAGGTATTCCCAGTTCAGTATGGAGCTCGTTTTGATACAGCGCTGCAGATCCTGGTGTGGGAGTTCCTCTATCGACTGGAAGAGTTCCTCCCAGTACCAAGTTTTTCAGAGGTAGGCAGCAGGGAGATGATAAACTgaccacccatccatccactcgTTCCCTAAATGCTGGCTGACGAATTATGTCTAAGTAATTAGCCATTGTGTAGTAATGGCTAGTAGAGTAAAAATGTTTCTGATTCACACAACTGCAGGGGCTAAAATGGCTTTTTCTTCAGGATCAGTTCTTACACAACACAGATTATAAATGTAGATCCACATAGCAAATAATGGAAGAAGGAGCAGCAGTCTGTGTTTAAAATCTGCTCTTTCTTCTTTGCCAGATAGTCTCCATGGTGGACTTTCCTTCTCTTGACTATGAGTTTGAGCAGTTTGTCTCTGAGCCTGAAGATCTGAAGAGGATTTTGCAGCACCAACAGAAGCGGCAAAAGTTGACTAAAAGTAACAATCAATTTGGTATTCTATTTCTCCCAATTACAGTCAAGATGCACTGCAACccctttttaatgttttacaatACCATTCCATTTATTCTGGTCCGGCTAGTGCTGCATTGCTGCCCGACAACCGGCACCACTTTAGTGCCTCTAACATGAATGTTATCTGTTTCTCAGGTGCATTCACCTTCACGTCAGACACTATCCTCTCCGCGCTCGCATCTAAACAGACTTCAGTGGCATCTGAAAATCATGTTGATCCGAAAATGGATGGGGGAGGCGGAGATGGCAAACAAGACACAGTGAAATCACGGGGAAGAAATCAAGAAAAGGCAGAACAGAAGACACTGAAGCAAGAAAACAGCTGGAGCGCAGAAGACATTTGTGAGGATGACGAAGAGACTGACGACAGTTCTATTGAAACTGATCCAAACTCTCAGCTCTATGAGTACGGGCTCtcaccactcacttcctctCCATGTTCTGAAGAAGCTGGTGAGGGAGGTGATGACGGTGAGCATCTCTTGCATCGTAAATGATTTTCTgaataatttgaaaaaatattctTACGTTTAGCATCGATTGGTTGTGAAGTCACATCGGGGCAAAATCTTCACTTGGCACGTAGATTCTGATGAGTGAATATATCACTAATTCTCTTGTTTCCTGTTGGCAGGAACAGCTGGTGAAGCTGCCATCCAGCCACCCAGATGCTCAGTGGAAGGAGTGAAGGAACATCTGGATCTGTGGAGAAACAAGAGTGAGGACCCCATAAGAGCCAATGAAAACATCTGCCTGGAGTGTGGCAAGACTTTTGCATCTCATTTGTCTTTGAAAAGTCATCACGCTGTTCACTCTTCGCTACGGCCATTCAAGTGCCCTCAGTGCGACAAGGCATTTAAAACCCGTTACGACCTGAATCGTCATTTCCTCATTCACTCTAACCCTAACGGCCTGTCCTTAGCTTGCAGCCTTTGTGAGAAGAGATTTAGTTCTCGGGCTTCGCTTGGAGCTCATCTGCGTCGTCACAGCGGAGAGAGGCCGTTTGCCTGCTCGTACTGCGGCAAGAGGTTCCAGACAAATGCAACCTTGAAGGCCCATGTGCGCATTCACACTGGCGAGCGCCCGTACGCCTGTACTTTTTGCGACAAGACATTCATACAGTCGTATATGCGCACCGTGCACGTCAGGATACATAAGAAAGAGAAGCCGTACCTGTGCAGCACATGCGGCATGTCCTTTTGCAGCTCTGGGGGATTGCTGGTGCATTCACGCACTCACTCAGGGGAGCGGCCTAATCCATGTGACTTATGTGGAAAACGTTTTGCCACAGCTGCACGACTGACGGTACATCGGAGATTCCACACAGGAGAGAGGCCGTATTCTTGTTCACGGTGTGACAAATCGTTCCACTGTAGCTCAGGACTGAAGAAACacatgaggacacacacaggagagaaaccttacAAGTGTTTAACATGTCACAAGACATTTTCTGAAAAATCCAACATGAGAGTACACCTCAAAGTCCACATGAACATCTAGCATACTGTTGTGGGAGCTTTTGGAGAATATATCTTTAGTGATAGATGATAGATGTAGTCTGGTTCATTCCCATGTCAGGACAAGCTGTTTGGTGCACCTTTAATGTAAATATGAACTTGAGACACTCAAATATTACATTGTGTGTAATTTGTACATAAATGTGCTTCATGTTTTAAGAGACCATTATTAAAGAGCATAATGTTaagattattttaaattaaagacTCGATTTTAGTGTTATTTTAAGGTAATCTCAATAAAATGTGCTGACAAGATATGCAGACATTAAAGACGGCGATGTGTGAGATATTAACCGACGCGTGTGACTGAGAAATAGTGATCCTTTGTACTGTAAGAACATGAATGAGCGGGCGTGTTTATGGCCACATCTTTACTTTACACAACCCATAACAAACATTTTTTGTAAGATTCCTTTACACGTCTCTGCTTTAAAATAGCAGCCAAGAAACAATGTTTTACAGCTGAAAAATAAACTTGACATTACTCTCTGGTGGGCAAACTATAGAATGGTGACACCATATCAAAAGatctttggcatttctgtactTCACTTTCTTGCCATTTATTGCTGACATATACACTAATACCGATATATCTGCAATGAGCTAATATCTGCTAATATTGGCctggttgatttatttgttgggCTCTAgctcagagggttaaaatcaGCGTACTAAGTAACTCCTTTATCTGTACCAAATATTATTTACAGTGAATTTATATCCGTAgggtttatactgtatatataacgCATAATGAATATGTGTACCAATACCAACGATTATAAACACTGCGTTATTTTGTCAGATTATAAATCTACTGGCTAGAAGGCTGAGTGTGTTTGAGAGACCCATAGATGAGGCAGCAGTCCAAGGTTCAAAATGCAGGGAGGTTTTAATTTCTTTGTAGATTTctttataaatgtgtgtgtgtgtggtttaagCTCtgcaaagcaaaaacaaaatcattaaCATTTAATCAAACATGAAATAAGGAAATTCACTTACAGGAACTGCACACCATGGCTGAGGTCACAAAAGGAACAAAGCAGTATAGCCTCTCGTTTGGATGAAGTGATTGCACCTGAAGGGGGTGTGTCCTGTCCATGTAGGAGCGCTTGTGCTGTCCTCCCTGCCTCAGGTGTGATCATGTGACCTCTTGAAGGGGATTTCTCACAATGTGGAAAAATAATTGGAAtgtaaatcaatcaattaataccttgt includes:
- the LOC141761513 gene encoding uncharacterized protein LOC141761513 isoform X3, which translates into the protein METDPRRPLSSLHLLVPPLRLMSACMWQVARERNVDQYDKVAEFIMLVTEMVPELLNYKQKTQLILGLRARLILEFLKRMDQVDFKFIQDHLNSFQERTTNQMHEEDQDGEVEISKSAFVELVQTLLRDQSEKEKFFKEVFPVQYGACFDTTLQILVWEFCYRLEEFLPVPSFSEIFFMVDDSSLDYQYEQFVSEPEDLKRILQHQQKRQKLTKSAFTFTSDTILSTLASKQTSVASEDHVDPKMDGGGGDGKQDTVKSRGRNQEMAEQKTLKQENSWSAEDICEDDEETDDSSIETDPNPQLHEYGLSPLSSSPCSEEAGEGGDGAGEAAIQPPRCSVEGVKEHPNLRINKSEDSIRANENICLECGKSYSSRFYLKCHHTVHSSVRAFKCPHCDKAFKMKKDMKRHLLIHTNPNGLSLACSLCEKKFRNRDSLRGHLRRHSGERPFACSYCDKRFHRKPTLKEHVRTHTGERPYACTLCDKTFIQSYMLTEHIRRHKKEKPYLCSTCGMSFCSSGGLLVHSRTHSGERPHPCDLCEKSFATSTRLTDHRRFHTGERPYSCSRCDKSFHCSSGLKKHMRTHTGEKPYKCITCHKTFSEKSNMRVHLKVHMNI
- the LOC141761513 gene encoding uncharacterized protein LOC141761513 isoform X4; this translates as METDPRRPLSSLHLLVPPLRLMSACMWQVARERNVDQYDKVAEFIMLVTEMVPELLNYKQKTQLILGLRARLILEFLKRMDQVDFKFIQDHLNSFQERTTNQMHEEDQDGEVEISKSAFVELVQTLLRDQSEKEKFFKEVFPVQYGACFDTTLQILVWEFCYRLEEFLPVPSFSEIFFMVDDSSLDYQYEQFVSEPEDLKRILQHQQKRQKLTKSAFTFTSDTILSTLASKQTSVASEDHVDPKMDGGGGDGKQDTVKSRGRNQEMAEQKTLKQENSWSAEDICEDDEETDDSSIETDPNPQLHEYGLSPLSSSPCSEEAETAGEAAIQPPRCSVEGVKEHPNLRINKSEDSIRANENICLECGKSYSSRFYLKCHHTVHSSVRAFKCPHCDKAFKMKKDMKRHLLIHTNPNGLSLACSLCEKKFRNRDSLRGHLRRHSGERPFACSYCDKRFHRKPTLKEHVRTHTGERPYACTLCDKTFIQSYMLTEHIRRHKKEKPYLCSTCGMSFCSSGGLLVHSRTHSGERPHPCDLCEKSFATSTRLTDHRRFHTGERPYSCSRCDKSFHCSSGLKKHMRTHTGEKPYKCITCHKTFSEKSNMRVHLKVHMNI
- the LOC141761513 gene encoding uncharacterized protein LOC141761513 isoform X2, with translation METDPRRPLSSLHLLVPPLRLMSACMWQVARERNVDQYDKVAEFIMLVTEMVPELLNYKQKTQLILGLRARLILEFLKRMDQVDFKFIQDHLNSFQERTTNQMHEEDQDGEVEISKSAFVELVQTLLRDQSEKEKFFKEVFPVQYGACFDTTLQILVWEFCYRLEEFLPVPSFSEIFFMVDDSSLDYQYEQFVSEPEDLKRILQHQQKRQKLTKSAFTFTSDTILSTLASKQTSVASEDHVDPKMDGGGGDGKQDTVKSRGRNQEMAEQKTLKQENSWSAEDICEDDEETDDSSIETDPNPQLHEYGLSPLSSSPCSEEAGEGGDGETAGEAAIQPPRCSVEGVKEHPNLRINKSEDSIRANENICLECGKSYSSRFYLKCHHTVHSSVRAFKCPHCDKAFKMKKDMKRHLLIHTNPNGLSLACSLCEKKFRNRDSLRGHLRRHSGERPFACSYCDKRFHRKPTLKEHVRTHTGERPYACTLCDKTFIQSYMLTEHIRRHKKEKPYLCSTCGMSFCSSGGLLVHSRTHSGERPHPCDLCEKSFATSTRLTDHRRFHTGERPYSCSRCDKSFHCSSGLKKHMRTHTGEKPYKCITCHKTFSEKSNMRVHLKVHMNI
- the LOC141761513 gene encoding uncharacterized protein LOC141761513 isoform X1, encoding METDPRRPLSSLHLLVPPLRLMSACMWQVARERNVDQYDKVAEFIMLVTEMVPELLNYKQKTQLILGLRARLILEFLKRMDQVDFKFIQDHLNSFQERTTNQMHEEDQDGEVEISKSAFVELVQTLLRDQSEKEKFFKEVFPVQYGACFDTTLQILVWEFCYRLEEFLPVPSFSEIFFMVDDSSLDYQYEQFVSEPEDLKRILQHQQKRQKLTKSAFTFTSDTILSTLASKQTSVASEDHVDPKMDGGGGDGKQDTVKSRGRNQEMAEQKTLKQENSWSAEDICEDDEETDDSSIETDPNPQLHEYGLSPLSSSPCSEEAGEGGDGGEHLLHQTAGEAAIQPPRCSVEGVKEHPNLRINKSEDSIRANENICLECGKSYSSRFYLKCHHTVHSSVRAFKCPHCDKAFKMKKDMKRHLLIHTNPNGLSLACSLCEKKFRNRDSLRGHLRRHSGERPFACSYCDKRFHRKPTLKEHVRTHTGERPYACTLCDKTFIQSYMLTEHIRRHKKEKPYLCSTCGMSFCSSGGLLVHSRTHSGERPHPCDLCEKSFATSTRLTDHRRFHTGERPYSCSRCDKSFHCSSGLKKHMRTHTGEKPYKCITCHKTFSEKSNMRVHLKVHMNI